In Microbacterium maritypicum, the following are encoded in one genomic region:
- a CDS encoding serine hydrolase, translating into MNRVTVDDLLAVRTPEQPALSPDGTRIAFVLRTTDRDGDRDTRALWQVPTTGGDPAPLTHATADSTPVWSPDGSQLAFLRAQDGPAQLWLLPAAGGEARGLTTLPLGAGAPAWSPDGTRIAFTAPVDGAALPDETTETILARRSAPASTDRLGYKADGAGTLGTLVQQLHVLDVDSGKVTVLTRGRSHASDPFWSPDGTLLAYSASVEDDADLTMRVPVFVRSATDPNSAAVQVSAADVQATAVGWTPDGRHVVAAGRTDTEVGNADLLLFPVDGGEPQNITRSLDRNVMPGGPGYPGGMPQFTDGGDLVFCLRDNGYSHVYRVAPDGSGATALVDGTANVSGLSVAASSAAITLATPESFGDIAVLDLTDGSTRVLTDYGTPAFDLLPAEERRFTIADGTVVTGWLRRDPDAAGPLPLLLDVHGGPHNAWNGAADLVHPYHQVLARRGWAILTLNPRGSDGYGDAFFSAVSGGWGVNDANDFLEPIDQLVAEGIADSARLAVTGYSYGGFMTCFLTSRDDRFAAAVGGGVVTDLFSMGGTSDFGHYLSAKENGGLPWRDEERLSAQSPFTQVDRVTTPTLILQGAADDRCPVGQAEQWFTALRERDVPTRLVLYPGGSHLFVLSGPPSHRADYSQRVIDWVEQYAPPAGTPVRARLDARHWQQRLSALAAAHKVPGATLGILRLGEEPVYAHHGILNARTGIETTDDSVFQIGSMGKVWTTTAIMRLVDQGVLDLDAPVVSYVPEFSSSDPEITRTVTLRHLLNHTSGIDGDVFTDTGRGDDTLEKYVALLDGVAQNHPLGATMSYCNSGFSLAGRVIEKVTGTTWDQAMRDLVFTPLGLTHSSTLPEEAIMFRAASGHTVVDEDGPHLAPAWMLPRSMGPAGLINSTTADVLAFARMHLAGGLAADGTRVLSEAALARMQEREVDMPDPYSLGDAWGVGWILFDWDGHRLIGHDGNTIGQASFLRILPEEGLAVTLLTNGGNTHDLYVELFGEIFRELAALEVPAGLTPPEEPFTDDFSEFEGVYDRSGVRTEIFRDDDGLRMRTTLNGPLAAMLPDPVQEHPLVPVRRGEFVMRPEGEQAWHAVVFYSLPSGERYLHHGVRAAPKVS; encoded by the coding sequence ATGAACCGTGTCACCGTCGACGACCTGCTCGCCGTCCGCACCCCCGAGCAACCGGCACTGTCACCGGACGGCACCCGCATCGCCTTCGTGCTGCGGACGACCGACCGCGACGGCGACCGGGACACGCGCGCCCTGTGGCAGGTGCCGACCACCGGCGGCGATCCGGCCCCGCTCACGCACGCGACGGCCGACTCGACCCCGGTCTGGAGCCCCGACGGGTCACAGCTCGCGTTCCTGCGCGCGCAGGACGGCCCGGCGCAGCTCTGGCTGCTCCCGGCCGCCGGCGGCGAAGCACGCGGACTCACGACGCTCCCGCTCGGCGCCGGCGCTCCGGCCTGGAGCCCCGACGGCACGCGCATCGCGTTCACCGCCCCGGTCGACGGCGCGGCGCTTCCCGACGAGACCACGGAGACCATCCTCGCCCGACGCTCGGCGCCGGCCTCGACCGACCGGCTGGGCTACAAGGCTGATGGTGCGGGCACCCTGGGCACGCTCGTGCAACAGCTGCATGTGCTCGACGTCGACTCTGGCAAGGTGACGGTCCTCACCCGCGGCCGCTCCCACGCCTCCGACCCGTTCTGGTCGCCCGACGGCACACTCCTCGCGTACTCGGCGAGCGTCGAGGACGATGCCGATCTGACGATGCGGGTCCCCGTGTTCGTGCGCTCCGCCACCGACCCGAACAGCGCGGCCGTGCAGGTCAGCGCCGCCGATGTGCAGGCGACGGCCGTGGGATGGACCCCGGACGGCCGCCATGTCGTCGCCGCGGGACGCACCGACACCGAGGTCGGCAACGCAGACCTCCTGCTGTTCCCGGTCGACGGCGGCGAACCGCAGAACATCACGCGCAGTCTCGATCGCAACGTGATGCCGGGTGGTCCCGGCTACCCGGGCGGCATGCCGCAGTTCACGGACGGCGGGGACCTCGTGTTCTGCCTCCGTGACAACGGCTACTCGCACGTGTACCGCGTCGCCCCGGACGGTTCGGGGGCCACTGCCCTCGTGGACGGTACCGCGAACGTGTCAGGACTCTCGGTGGCGGCATCCTCCGCGGCGATCACGCTCGCGACACCGGAATCCTTCGGCGACATCGCAGTGCTGGACCTCACGGATGGATCCACGCGTGTCCTCACCGACTACGGCACACCCGCATTCGATCTCCTCCCGGCGGAGGAGCGCCGTTTCACGATCGCCGACGGCACCGTCGTCACGGGCTGGTTGCGCCGCGATCCCGATGCTGCCGGCCCGCTCCCCCTCCTGCTCGATGTGCACGGAGGTCCGCACAACGCCTGGAACGGTGCCGCCGACCTCGTCCACCCGTACCACCAGGTGCTCGCGCGCCGCGGCTGGGCGATCCTCACCCTCAACCCCCGCGGCAGCGACGGCTACGGCGACGCGTTCTTCTCCGCGGTCTCCGGTGGGTGGGGCGTCAACGACGCGAACGACTTCCTCGAGCCGATCGACCAGCTCGTCGCCGAGGGCATCGCGGACTCGGCCCGACTGGCCGTGACCGGATACAGCTACGGCGGCTTCATGACCTGCTTCCTCACGTCGCGCGACGACCGCTTCGCGGCGGCGGTGGGCGGAGGCGTGGTCACCGATCTCTTCTCGATGGGCGGCACCTCCGACTTCGGGCACTACCTCTCGGCGAAGGAGAACGGCGGGCTCCCCTGGCGCGATGAGGAGCGCCTCTCCGCGCAGTCCCCGTTCACGCAGGTCGACCGGGTCACGACCCCCACGCTGATCCTGCAGGGTGCGGCCGATGACCGCTGCCCGGTCGGTCAGGCCGAGCAGTGGTTCACGGCGCTGCGCGAGCGCGACGTCCCCACGCGCCTGGTGCTGTATCCCGGTGGCTCGCACCTGTTCGTGCTCTCCGGTCCTCCGTCGCACCGCGCCGACTACTCGCAGCGCGTGATCGACTGGGTCGAGCAGTACGCGCCGCCGGCTGGCACGCCCGTGCGCGCCCGCCTCGACGCCCGTCATTGGCAGCAGCGACTGAGCGCGCTGGCCGCAGCGCACAAGGTGCCCGGCGCGACCCTCGGCATCCTGCGTCTCGGCGAGGAGCCGGTATATGCGCACCACGGCATACTCAACGCGCGCACGGGCATCGAGACCACCGACGACTCCGTGTTCCAGATCGGCTCGATGGGCAAGGTGTGGACGACGACCGCGATCATGCGCCTCGTCGATCAGGGTGTGCTCGATCTCGACGCCCCGGTCGTCTCGTACGTGCCGGAGTTCTCGTCCTCCGACCCGGAGATCACGCGGACAGTGACGCTGCGTCACCTGCTGAATCACACCAGTGGGATCGACGGCGATGTCTTCACCGACACCGGCCGCGGCGACGACACGCTCGAGAAATACGTCGCGCTCCTGGACGGCGTGGCACAGAACCACCCGCTCGGCGCGACCATGTCGTACTGCAACTCCGGATTCTCGCTGGCCGGGCGCGTGATCGAGAAGGTCACCGGAACGACCTGGGACCAGGCGATGCGCGACCTCGTGTTCACGCCCCTCGGACTCACCCACTCCTCGACCCTCCCGGAGGAGGCGATCATGTTCCGGGCTGCCAGCGGGCACACCGTGGTCGACGAAGACGGTCCACACCTCGCGCCCGCCTGGATGCTCCCCCGATCGATGGGCCCGGCCGGGCTCATCAACTCCACCACGGCCGACGTGCTCGCCTTCGCCCGCATGCACCTGGCAGGCGGACTGGCCGCCGATGGGACGCGTGTGCTGTCCGAGGCCGCCTTGGCGCGGATGCAGGAGCGTGAGGTGGACATGCCCGACCCGTACTCGCTCGGCGATGCGTGGGGCGTGGGCTGGATCCTGTTCGACTGGGACGGCCACCGCCTCATCGGGCACGACGGCAACACGATCGGGCAGGCGTCCTTCCTGCGCATCCTCCCCGAGGAGGGGCTCGCGGTGACGCTGCTGACGAACGGGGGCAACACCCACGATCTCTACGTCGAGCTGTTCGGCGAGATCTTCCGCGAGCTGGCGGCGCTGGAGGTGCCGGCCGGCCTCACGCCGCCCGAGGAGCCGTTCACGGATGACTTCTCCGAGTTCGAGGGCGTCTACGACCGCTCGGGCGTGCGCACCGAGATCTTCCGCGACGACGATGGCCTGCGCATGCGCACCACCCTGAACGGACCACTCGCCGCCATGCTCCCCGACCCTGTGCAGGAGCATCCGCTGGTGCCCGTGCGTCGCGGCGAGTTCGTGATGCGTCCCGAGGGCGAGCAGGCCTGGCACGCCGTGGTGTTCTACTCCCTGCCCAGCGGCGAACGCTATCTGCACCACGGCGTCCGCGCGGCGCCGAAGGTGTCGTGA
- a CDS encoding ABC transporter ATP-binding protein gives MSELRFDRVSVRYGSHRSGLTAVDDVSLTVPSGSVVGLVGESGSGKSTLARAAIGLAPISEGAITLDGVDVRGLRRRRPIQMVFQDPFSSLDPRMTIGESIAEALPRDIRGSRARRAEVARLLDLVNLDADRAQSLPAALSGGQRQRIALARALAARPEVVIADEITSALDVSVQGSVLNLVRDLRVELDLTMLFISHNLSVVRYLSDHIAVMYLGRIVEVGPTEQVLADPQHPYTRDLLQAAPTRHGNLLAVDPLAPVDVEPADPHAPPGGCRFHPRCPIGPAARPDRQICVIAEPQRPTGTVGAACHFAGLPTDAPIGTVPISQSSPLVSAATTTPTPLSADTVN, from the coding sequence ATGAGCGAGCTGCGTTTCGACCGGGTCAGCGTGCGCTACGGCTCGCACCGCTCCGGCCTCACCGCCGTCGACGATGTGTCCCTGACCGTCCCGTCCGGGTCGGTCGTCGGGCTCGTGGGTGAGTCGGGTTCGGGCAAGTCCACGCTCGCCCGCGCGGCGATCGGCCTCGCGCCGATCAGCGAGGGCGCCATCACGCTGGACGGAGTGGACGTGCGCGGCTTGCGCCGCCGTCGCCCCATCCAGATGGTGTTCCAGGATCCGTTCTCCTCGCTCGACCCGCGCATGACCATCGGCGAATCGATCGCCGAGGCCCTCCCCCGCGACATCCGCGGAAGCAGGGCCCGCCGTGCCGAGGTCGCACGACTGCTCGACCTCGTGAACCTCGACGCAGACCGCGCACAGTCGCTCCCGGCCGCCCTCTCCGGCGGGCAGCGCCAGCGCATCGCCCTGGCCCGCGCTCTCGCCGCCCGCCCCGAGGTCGTGATCGCCGACGAGATCACCTCCGCGCTCGACGTCTCCGTGCAGGGCTCGGTGCTCAACCTCGTGCGCGACCTGCGCGTGGAGCTCGACCTGACGATGCTCTTCATCTCGCACAACCTGTCCGTCGTCCGATACCTGAGCGATCACATCGCGGTGATGTACCTCGGCCGGATCGTGGAGGTCGGGCCGACCGAGCAGGTGCTGGCCGACCCGCAGCACCCGTACACGCGGGATCTGCTCCAGGCGGCACCCACCCGGCACGGGAACCTGCTGGCCGTCGATCCGCTCGCCCCCGTCGATGTGGAGCCCGCCGACCCGCACGCCCCGCCCGGCGGCTGCCGCTTCCACCCGCGGTGCCCGATCGGTCCCGCGGCGCGCCCCGATCGGCAGATCTGCGTGATCGCGGAACCGCAGCGGCCCACGGGCACGGTGGGCGCGGCCTGCCACTTCGCGGGGCTGCCGACGGATGCGCCGATCGGAACTGTGCCCATCTCCCAAAGCAGCCCCCTGGTTTCGGCCGCGACCACAACACCGACCCCGCTCTCTGCGGACACAGTGAACTGA
- a CDS encoding dipeptide/oligopeptide/nickel ABC transporter permease/ATP-binding protein — protein MMSARTAWSGIVRSPLGITALALVLLVTLTAIFAPIVWGAQAEQVNPTEITQGPSAAHLLGTDTLGRDVLARVLVATRLSVVLAVIAVMIGVVAGTLLGTAPSVLPRWLRRPIVGFVNIAVAFPGLLLALFFAVIFGVGSTGAVLAIGFAMAPQFARLTQTLSAAIAGRDFIDAARVAGVSRFRILIRHILPNIGEPLIVNATVSAGSALLAFAGLSFLGLGVQVPEYDWGRLLGEGLNRIYLNPAAALGPAVAVVIAGLAFNLLGETAAAALGGRSARRRHRLPAIVRPRAAQPAPVDGEEPVLLVDDLRVSFPTPRGWVTPVRGVSFTVARGEAIGVVGESGSGKSLTALAAARLIERPGHVDAARLDFCGTPLLTTSDRAVRSLLGTSLAMVFQDPMTSFNPTRRIGSQLAEAASEHQDITRKQAMDRAIERLQSVRVPAAARRAHQYPHEFSGGMRQRAMIAMGLMNHPRLIIADEPTTALDVTVQRQVLQLLAGVRRDTDAAILLISHDIAVVAQTCDRVLVMYAGRIVEDLPAANLHTDARHPYTRALLEVVPELDADRDEPLKVIPGRPPAPGALPTGCAFAARCPLATDLCRESDPELLADEAGHRVACWHPVTGEAEVAVAVATTADEAAADDERVLR, from the coding sequence ATGATGTCGGCACGTACGGCATGGTCGGGCATCGTCCGCTCACCACTGGGGATCACCGCTCTCGCGCTCGTCCTCCTCGTCACGCTCACCGCGATCTTCGCGCCGATCGTCTGGGGCGCGCAGGCCGAGCAGGTGAACCCGACCGAGATCACCCAGGGACCGAGCGCCGCACACCTGCTGGGCACCGACACGCTCGGCCGCGACGTGCTCGCCCGCGTGCTGGTGGCGACCCGGCTCTCGGTGGTGCTCGCCGTGATCGCCGTGATGATCGGCGTCGTCGCCGGCACCTTGCTCGGCACCGCACCCTCGGTGCTCCCCCGCTGGCTCAGACGCCCGATCGTCGGCTTCGTGAACATCGCGGTCGCCTTCCCCGGACTCCTGCTCGCGCTGTTCTTCGCGGTCATCTTCGGGGTCGGATCCACCGGCGCCGTCCTCGCGATCGGGTTCGCGATGGCGCCGCAGTTCGCGCGGCTCACCCAGACGCTGTCCGCGGCGATCGCCGGACGCGACTTCATCGACGCCGCTCGGGTGGCCGGCGTCTCGCGGTTCCGCATCCTGATCCGTCACATCCTGCCGAACATCGGCGAACCGCTCATCGTGAACGCCACCGTCTCCGCGGGATCGGCACTGCTCGCCTTCGCCGGACTCTCCTTCCTCGGCCTGGGCGTGCAGGTCCCCGAGTACGACTGGGGCCGGCTGCTGGGCGAGGGCCTGAACCGGATCTACCTCAACCCGGCGGCCGCGCTCGGACCCGCCGTGGCCGTGGTGATCGCCGGACTCGCGTTCAACCTCCTCGGCGAGACCGCAGCCGCAGCGCTCGGCGGACGCTCCGCGCGACGCCGCCACCGCCTCCCCGCGATCGTGCGTCCGCGAGCCGCTCAGCCCGCGCCGGTCGACGGCGAGGAACCGGTACTCCTCGTCGACGACCTGCGCGTCTCCTTCCCGACCCCGAGGGGATGGGTCACCCCCGTGCGCGGCGTCTCGTTCACGGTCGCGCGTGGCGAGGCCATCGGCGTGGTCGGCGAATCGGGCTCCGGCAAGAGCCTGACCGCCCTGGCCGCCGCCCGGCTCATCGAACGCCCGGGTCACGTCGACGCCGCGCGACTGGACTTCTGCGGCACCCCGCTGCTGACGACGTCCGACCGCGCGGTGCGGAGCCTCCTCGGCACCTCCCTCGCGATGGTCTTCCAGGACCCGATGACCTCGTTCAACCCGACGAGGCGGATCGGCTCGCAGCTCGCCGAGGCCGCGTCCGAGCACCAGGACATCACTCGGAAGCAGGCGATGGATCGGGCGATCGAGCGTCTGCAGTCGGTGCGGGTGCCCGCCGCGGCACGACGCGCCCACCAGTACCCACACGAGTTCTCCGGCGGCATGCGGCAGCGGGCGATGATCGCCATGGGGCTCATGAACCACCCGCGCCTGATCATCGCGGACGAGCCGACCACCGCGCTCGATGTGACCGTGCAGCGACAGGTGCTGCAGCTGCTGGCCGGCGTGCGCCGCGACACCGACGCCGCGATCCTGCTGATCAGCCACGACATCGCGGTCGTCGCGCAGACCTGCGACCGCGTGCTGGTGATGTACGCGGGACGGATCGTCGAGGACCTGCCCGCAGCGAACCTGCACACCGACGCCCGGCACCCGTACACCCGCGCCCTGCTCGAGGTCGTGCCCGAGCTCGACGCCGACCGCGACGAGCCCCTCAAAGTGATCCCCGGCCGTCCGCCGGCACCGGGCGCCCTCCCCACCGGATGCGCGTTCGCCGCCCGCTGTCCCCTCGCCACCGACCTCTGCCGGGAGAGCGACCCCGAGCTCCTGGCCGATGAGGCCGGGCATCGGGTCGCCTGCTGGCATCCGGTCACCGGAGAGGCGGAGGTCGCTGTGGCGGTGGCCACGACGGCGGACGAGGCCGCCGCCGATGACGAGAGGGTCCTGCGATGA
- a CDS encoding ABC transporter permease — MASTTATHAILIRSARSDNPWVSFLVRRGGQFVLAVWVLVTAAFLMIHLVPGDPVRAALGMNAPAELVEAKRAALGLDQPLIVQYFRYIGGLFTGDMGTSMITSQPVSEIIATRLPATLQLALLAVLLVLLVSVPVGVTMAVLTRGGRRRGLELAFATGSVILAAIPEFLLAVGLVYVFAVSLGWFPVAGNTAPFSLVLPVIALAVGPIAVFSRIIRVEVLSVLGQDFIRTARAKRLAPHRIYSRHALPNAMTATLTLTGLLLTGMVAGTVLVENVFAWPGLGTMIVQSILTKDYSVVQGIVLVYGIGVLIVNLVVDVILALLDPRSTIREA, encoded by the coding sequence ATGGCCAGCACCACCGCCACGCACGCGATACTGATCAGATCCGCACGGTCGGACAACCCCTGGGTGTCCTTCCTGGTCCGTCGCGGAGGGCAGTTCGTCCTCGCGGTGTGGGTGCTGGTCACGGCTGCCTTCCTCATGATCCACCTCGTGCCCGGCGACCCGGTGCGGGCGGCCCTCGGGATGAACGCCCCCGCCGAGCTCGTCGAGGCCAAGCGGGCCGCACTCGGCCTCGACCAGCCGCTCATCGTGCAGTACTTCCGCTACATCGGCGGACTGTTCACCGGCGACATGGGCACCTCGATGATCACCAGCCAGCCCGTCTCCGAGATCATCGCCACGCGACTCCCGGCGACCCTCCAGCTCGCCCTGCTCGCGGTGCTCCTCGTGCTGCTGGTCTCGGTCCCCGTCGGGGTGACGATGGCCGTGCTCACCCGCGGCGGGCGACGACGCGGACTCGAGCTGGCGTTCGCGACGGGGTCGGTGATCCTCGCGGCGATCCCCGAGTTCCTCCTCGCGGTCGGCCTGGTCTACGTGTTCGCGGTCTCCCTCGGCTGGTTCCCCGTCGCCGGGAACACCGCCCCATTCTCGCTGGTCCTCCCCGTGATCGCCCTCGCCGTCGGACCGATCGCCGTGTTCTCGCGCATCATCCGCGTCGAGGTGCTCTCGGTCCTCGGGCAGGACTTCATCCGCACCGCCCGCGCCAAGCGCCTCGCGCCCCACCGCATCTACTCCCGCCATGCGCTGCCGAACGCCATGACCGCGACCCTCACCCTCACCGGCCTGCTCCTGACGGGCATGGTCGCCGGCACCGTGCTGGTCGAGAACGTGTTCGCCTGGCCGGGCCTGGGCACGATGATCGTGCAGTCGATCCTCACCAAGGACTACTCGGTCGTGCAGGGCATCGTCCTCGTCTACGGGATCGGGGTGCTCATCGTGAACCTGGTGGTCGACGTGATCCTCGCCCTCCTCGACCCTCGATCCACCATCCGGGAGGCATGA
- a CDS encoding ABC transporter substrate-binding protein, with amino-acid sequence MRSRTPLIALLGVAALALTSCAASAPPEGGESPDGVLADGKTFTSVISTDPGSLDPFITVMSVARSIDRFLYARLVEVMEDGSISSGLAEKWEADTTTATFTLRDDLSCEDGTPLTATDVAANISHIGDPANGSPLVGLQVQPGTSAVGDDAAGTVTVTSGRPDSFLIENIGSISIVCSTVMDDPDALAKGEGATGMFTMTEIAPNSQYTLTRREDFTWGPADWDPTQKGLPDTVVFRVVPNETTATNLLLSGEVNSALIIGPDRARAEGAGLFHTDLETPGGSFTFNQAEGRPTADQAVRDALMQAVDLEQMRQVIGSGNATVPTGLVTISPNPCRADTVSGHLPELDVDAAAAALDDAGWTAGSDGVRAKDGETLTLRMIYSSQLGDAGNAAAELAQAAWKDLGVDISVTAVDSPTLSEVLFSTGDWDISAAPLTVSLPSMLVPFYSGATPPNGTNYASVDNADYTAAVTAASAKAGSEGCDDWAAAEEALFETMSVVPYANITRSTFANKATFTEGDGIDPTSIRMYE; translated from the coding sequence ATGCGTTCTCGTACACCTCTGATCGCACTGCTGGGCGTTGCGGCGCTCGCCCTGACGTCCTGTGCCGCGAGCGCCCCTCCCGAAGGGGGCGAGAGCCCCGACGGCGTCCTCGCCGACGGCAAGACCTTCACCTCGGTGATCTCGACCGACCCGGGAAGCCTCGACCCGTTCATCACCGTGATGTCGGTCGCGCGCTCGATCGATCGCTTCCTCTATGCCCGCCTCGTCGAGGTGATGGAGGACGGCAGCATCTCCTCCGGTCTCGCCGAGAAGTGGGAGGCGGACACGACCACCGCCACCTTCACGCTCCGCGACGACCTCAGCTGCGAAGACGGCACTCCACTGACGGCGACCGACGTCGCGGCGAACATCAGCCACATCGGCGACCCCGCCAACGGCTCGCCCCTCGTCGGGCTGCAGGTGCAGCCGGGGACGAGCGCCGTCGGCGACGACGCAGCCGGAACCGTGACCGTCACCAGCGGACGCCCCGACTCGTTCCTGATCGAGAACATCGGCAGCATCTCGATCGTCTGCAGCACCGTGATGGACGACCCCGACGCGCTCGCGAAGGGCGAGGGAGCGACCGGCATGTTCACCATGACCGAGATCGCCCCGAACAGTCAGTACACGCTCACCCGCCGGGAGGACTTCACCTGGGGGCCGGCCGACTGGGATCCGACGCAGAAGGGACTCCCCGACACCGTGGTGTTCCGCGTCGTGCCGAACGAGACCACCGCGACCAACCTGCTGCTGTCCGGTGAGGTCAACTCGGCTCTGATCATCGGCCCCGACCGTGCACGCGCGGAGGGCGCCGGGCTCTTCCACACCGACCTCGAGACGCCCGGAGGCTCCTTCACGTTCAACCAGGCCGAGGGCCGCCCGACCGCGGACCAGGCCGTGCGTGACGCCCTGATGCAGGCGGTCGACCTCGAGCAGATGCGCCAGGTGATCGGCAGCGGAAACGCCACCGTCCCCACCGGGCTCGTCACCATCTCGCCCAACCCGTGCCGCGCCGACACGGTCTCGGGACATCTCCCCGAGCTCGACGTCGATGCGGCCGCCGCCGCTCTCGACGATGCCGGCTGGACGGCCGGGTCGGACGGCGTGCGCGCGAAGGACGGCGAGACGCTGACCCTGCGGATGATCTACTCCTCCCAGCTCGGAGACGCCGGCAACGCCGCGGCCGAACTCGCGCAGGCCGCATGGAAGGACCTCGGCGTCGACATCAGCGTCACCGCCGTCGACTCGCCGACCCTCAGCGAGGTGCTCTTCTCGACCGGCGACTGGGACATCTCGGCCGCCCCGCTGACCGTCTCGCTGCCCAGCATGCTCGTGCCGTTCTACTCGGGCGCGACGCCCCCGAACGGCACCAATTACGCCTCGGTCGACAACGCCGACTACACCGCCGCCGTGACCGCCGCCTCCGCCAAGGCCGGCAGCGAGGGCTGCGACGACTGGGCTGCCGCCGAGGAAGCACTGTTCGAGACCATGAGTGTCGTCCCCTACGCGAACATCACCCGGTCAACCTTCGCGAACAAGGCGACCTTCACCGAGGGCGACGGCATAGATCCGACGTCGATCCGCATGTACGAGTAG
- a CDS encoding serine hydrolase, with the protein MSTAAIAEIFTDADAAGYLHAREIGVDGGPEVSVEADEPVVLASVFKILVLTAYVRAVAAGELDPTERTTVTARYRIGGVGTAGFADDVVASWRDLALNMMTMSDNAATDVIYHRLGADAVNRVISDLGLQQTQLVGCCEDLFASVVSDLGGTADSDLDELLESATPAQILALDAVHPVQTSHSTPRDVTTLLNALWTDTAAPADACRQARDIMALQIWPHRLTSGFPAGVRIAAKTGTLPTWRNEAGVVTYPDGRQHAVAVFTRATSLTDRQPLVDASIGRAGFAAVEHLRAI; encoded by the coding sequence ATGAGCACGGCGGCGATCGCAGAGATCTTCACGGATGCCGACGCCGCCGGGTACCTGCACGCCCGGGAGATCGGCGTCGACGGCGGCCCGGAGGTGAGTGTCGAGGCCGACGAGCCCGTGGTGCTCGCCTCCGTGTTCAAGATCCTCGTGCTCACGGCATACGTCCGAGCGGTCGCCGCCGGTGAGCTCGACCCGACCGAACGGACCACCGTGACGGCGCGCTACCGCATCGGCGGCGTGGGCACGGCGGGCTTCGCGGACGACGTCGTGGCCAGCTGGCGCGACCTCGCTCTGAACATGATGACGATGAGCGACAACGCCGCCACCGATGTCATCTACCATCGGCTCGGTGCGGATGCGGTGAACCGGGTGATCAGCGACCTGGGCTTGCAGCAGACGCAGCTCGTCGGGTGCTGCGAAGACCTGTTCGCCTCGGTCGTCTCCGATCTGGGCGGCACGGCAGACAGCGATCTGGACGAGCTGCTCGAGAGTGCGACGCCCGCGCAGATCCTGGCCCTGGATGCCGTGCACCCGGTGCAGACATCGCACTCCACGCCGCGCGATGTCACGACGCTGCTGAACGCGCTGTGGACCGACACCGCGGCACCGGCCGACGCGTGCCGTCAAGCCAGGGACATCATGGCGCTGCAGATCTGGCCGCACCGGCTGACCTCGGGCTTCCCGGCCGGTGTCCGCATCGCGGCGAAGACCGGCACCCTCCCCACCTGGCGCAACGAGGCGGGAGTGGTGACCTATCCCGACGGCCGGCAGCACGCGGTGGCCGTCTTCACCCGCGCCACCTCCCTCACCGACAGGCAACCCCTCGTGGACGCCTCGATCGGCCGGGCGGGCTTCGCTGCCGTCGAGCACCTCCGCGCGATCTGA